ATGACGGGCCGGTACGGCTCGGAGGCCCTGCTGTCCGCGATGGAGGAGCTGGCGCGGGAAGCGGAGAAACAGGGGCGAAAGCCCTACGTGATTCCCGTGGGCGGTTCCACCCCGATCGGCGACTACGGATACACGCGGGCTTGGGAGGAGTGGCGCCGCCAGGCGGACCGGCTGGGTCTTTCGCCGGTCGACTACCTCGTGGTTCCCGTGGGAACGGGCGGCACGCTGGCGGGCCTGGCCGTGGGCAAGCGGCTCTCGCCGGCGCCGGTTCGGCTTGTCGGGTTCAGCGTGTGGCTGAAGGCGTCGGAGGCGCGGGCGGAAACCCTGCGCCTGGAGCGGTCTTTGCTTTCGACTTTGGGGGTCGGCGGCGGGGAAGAGGGCGATTACCTTGTTCTCGACGAGTATGCCGGGCCCAAGTACGGCGTTCCGTCCCGGGAGGGGATGGAGGCGATCCGCCTTTTGGCCAGGACGGAAGGGATTCTGGTCGATCCCGTGTACACGGCCAAGGCCCTGGCGGGGGTGATCGATCTGGCCCGCCGGGGGGAATGGAGGGGCAAACGGGTCCTCTTTTGGCACACCGGCGGCACGCCGGCCCTCTTCACCCATGCCAAAACCCTTGCGGACGGGGGGAAGGAAAATGAACATCGCTCTGATCGCCCACGATCGGAAAAAGGATGAAATGGTTCGCTTCGCCATCGCCTACAAACACCTGCTGAAAAATCACCGCCTCTATGCCACGGGAACCACGGGAAAGCGGATCGCCGAAGCGACCGGGCTGCCGGTGCACCGTTTTTTGTCGGGCCCGCTGGGGGGCGATCAGCAGATCGGGGCCAAGGTGGCGGAAAATGAAATGGACTGCATTATTTTTTTGCGGGATCCTTTAACCGCCCAGCCCCATGAACCGGACATCCTCGCCCTTTTGCGCCTGGCCGACGTGCACCAGATTCCCCTGGCCACCAATCTCGCCACGGCGGAAGTGCTGATCCGCTCAATCGAACAGGGGGATTTCGGCTGGAGGGAAGTCGTCCGAAGCGAAAGGAGGCGAGAGGAGTGACGTCGCTGAAAAAGGCCTCCCCGGTGGCGATCCTCGCCTTCGGGGCGCATCCCGATGACGTGGAGATCGGAGCGGGGGGAATCCTGGCCAAACATGCGAAGGCCGGCCGCCAAGCGGTCATCTGCGATTTGACGGAGGCGGAACTTTCCTCCAACGGCACGGTGGAGACCCGTCGGGAGGAAGCCCGCAGAGCGGCCGAAATCCTGGGAATCGCGGACCGGATCAACCTGGGCTTTCCCGACCGGGGGCTGGGCGGCCGGGAACAGATCAGACAGATGGCCCGGGTGATCCGACGCCTCAGGCCCCGGGTGGTGCTGGCCCCTTATCCGAGGGACCGCCATCCGGACCATGTCGCCGCCGGACAGATGGTGAAGGAAGCCGTCTTCGACGCGGGCATCCGCAAACTGGACGTGGGGGAGGATGCGCCCGCCCACCGGGTGGAGCGGCTGTACTACTATTTCATCAACGACGCCGACCGGCCGCATCTGCTCATCGACATCAGCGAGGTCTACGAGCAGAAGGAAGCGGCCCTCCTGGCCTACCGGAGCCAGTTTCTCCGGAAGGAGG
This DNA window, taken from Planifilum fulgidum, encodes the following:
- a CDS encoding 1-aminocyclopropane-1-carboxylate deaminase/D-cysteine desulfhydrase; the protein is MRSVKPLSRVSLLWGETPVHPLPRFAEAVGLKSCWIKRDDLTGIAFGGNKLRKLEYLLGDALSKGCDLLITGGSPQSNHARLTAAVARKAGMDAWLCFSGKDPGEVQGNLLLDKLFGATIHMTGRYGSEALLSAMEELAREAEKQGRKPYVIPVGGSTPIGDYGYTRAWEEWRRQADRLGLSPVDYLVVPVGTGGTLAGLAVGKRLSPAPVRLVGFSVWLKASEARAETLRLERSLLSTLGVGGGEEGDYLVLDEYAGPKYGVPSREGMEAIRLLARTEGILVDPVYTAKALAGVIDLARRGEWRGKRVLFWHTGGTPALFTHAKTLADGGKENEHRSDRPRSEKG
- the bshB1 gene encoding bacillithiol biosynthesis deacetylase BshB1, with the translated sequence MTSLKKASPVAILAFGAHPDDVEIGAGGILAKHAKAGRQAVICDLTEAELSSNGTVETRREEARRAAEILGIADRINLGFPDRGLGGREQIRQMARVIRRLRPRVVLAPYPRDRHPDHVAAGQMVKEAVFDAGIRKLDVGEDAPAHRVERLYYYFINDADRPHLLIDISEVYEQKEAALLAYRSQFLRKEGEVDTPLNQPRYLEMVKGRARLWGQQIGADYAEGLASEYPPSVGWLV
- a CDS encoding methylglyoxal synthase is translated as MNIALIAHDRKKDEMVRFAIAYKHLLKNHRLYATGTTGKRIAEATGLPVHRFLSGPLGGDQQIGAKVAENEMDCIIFLRDPLTAQPHEPDILALLRLADVHQIPLATNLATAEVLIRSIEQGDFGWREVVRSERRREE